Proteins encoded within one genomic window of Argiope bruennichi chromosome 7, qqArgBrue1.1, whole genome shotgun sequence:
- the LOC129976232 gene encoding upstream stimulatory factor 2-like isoform X2: MDLLDEEIDGSSVRSIKSEKDYLQEVYVNPKIAAMDVNGDDSANAGRWEVVEVIQDINSNRNLHSDIICADALNSQDKINPDDPPAITDGTVTYRVVQLAADGSRDDGQGAQIVTTSAAIVAGGQQVTQAIIANPFNAANGSASPGAEGPFYVMMSPQEVLQTGQRTIAPRTHQFSPKLEGGRTARDERRRATHNEVERRRRDKINNWIVKLSKIVPDCTSDHTKQGQFYSQSKGGILAKACDYIQELRNSCARLPDVLKENERLNLDLDALRQQYEELKNENQALRAHLQQQGITVSTLASSS, encoded by the exons ATGGATTTACTCGATGAAGAAATAGATGGAAG cTCAGTTCGTTCAATAAAATCTGAAAAGGATTATTTACAAGAGGTTTATGTTAATCCAAA AATTGCTGCTATGGATGTAAATGGAGATGATAGTGCTAATGCTGGTAGATGGGAAGTTGTTGAAGTTATTCAAGATATTAATAGCAATAGGAATCTCCACTCCGATATCATTTGTGCAGATGCATTAAA TTCACAAGACAAAATCAATCCTGATGATCCACCTGCTATAACTGATG GGACTGTAACATATCGAGTGGTACAGTTAGCTGCTGATGGATCTAGAGATGATGGTCAAGGTGCCCAAATAGTTACGACTTCTGCTGCTATAGTTGCAGGAGGTCAACAAGTGACTCAAGCAATAATTGCTAATCCATTTAATGCTGCTAATGGAAGTGCAAGTCCTGGGGCAGAAG GTCCATTTTATGTTATGATGTCTCCCCAAGAAGTGTTGCAAACTGGTCAGCGAACAATAGCTCCTAGAACTCATCAATTTAGTCCCAAACTAGAAGGAGGAAGAACAGCCAGGGATGAACGACGACGTGCAACGCACAATGAAG ttGAAAGGCGAAGAagggataaaataaataattggataGTAAAGTTGTCAAAAATAGTTCCAGATTGTACGTCTGATCATACGAAACAAGGACAA TTTTATTCCCAAAGCAAGGGAGGAATCCTTGCAAAGGCTTGTGACTATATCCAAGAGTTGAGAAATTCATGTGCCAGGCTACCTGATGTGCTGAAAGAAAATGAACGCCTCAACCTTGATTTAGATGCTCTTCGTCAACAATACGAAGAACTCAAGAATGAAAATCAAGCCCTCCGAGCCCATCTACAACAGCAAGGCATTACTGTCAGTACATTGGCTAGTAGCTcttaa
- the LOC129976232 gene encoding upstream stimulatory factor 2-like isoform X3, translated as MDLLDEEIDGSSVRSIKSEKDYLQEVYVNPKIAAMDVNGDDSANAGRWEVVEVIQDINSNRNLHSDIICADALNSQDKINPDDPPAITDATGTVTYRVVQLAADGSRDDGQGAQIVTTSAAIVAGGQQVTQAIIANPFNAANGSASPGAEGPFYVMMSPQEVLQTGQRTIAPRTHQFSPKLEGGRTARDERRRATHNEVERRRRDKINNWIVKLSKIVPDCTSDHTKQGQGGILAKACDYIQELRNSCARLPDVLKENERLNLDLDALRQQYEELKNENQALRAHLQQQGITVSTLASSS; from the exons ATGGATTTACTCGATGAAGAAATAGATGGAAG cTCAGTTCGTTCAATAAAATCTGAAAAGGATTATTTACAAGAGGTTTATGTTAATCCAAA AATTGCTGCTATGGATGTAAATGGAGATGATAGTGCTAATGCTGGTAGATGGGAAGTTGTTGAAGTTATTCAAGATATTAATAGCAATAGGAATCTCCACTCCGATATCATTTGTGCAGATGCATTAAA TTCACAAGACAAAATCAATCCTGATGATCCACCTGCTATAACTGATG CTACAGGGACTGTAACATATCGAGTGGTACAGTTAGCTGCTGATGGATCTAGAGATGATGGTCAAGGTGCCCAAATAGTTACGACTTCTGCTGCTATAGTTGCAGGAGGTCAACAAGTGACTCAAGCAATAATTGCTAATCCATTTAATGCTGCTAATGGAAGTGCAAGTCCTGGGGCAGAAG GTCCATTTTATGTTATGATGTCTCCCCAAGAAGTGTTGCAAACTGGTCAGCGAACAATAGCTCCTAGAACTCATCAATTTAGTCCCAAACTAGAAGGAGGAAGAACAGCCAGGGATGAACGACGACGTGCAACGCACAATGAAG ttGAAAGGCGAAGAagggataaaataaataattggataGTAAAGTTGTCAAAAATAGTTCCAGATTGTACGTCTGATCATACGAAACAAGGACAA GGAGGAATCCTTGCAAAGGCTTGTGACTATATCCAAGAGTTGAGAAATTCATGTGCCAGGCTACCTGATGTGCTGAAAGAAAATGAACGCCTCAACCTTGATTTAGATGCTCTTCGTCAACAATACGAAGAACTCAAGAATGAAAATCAAGCCCTCCGAGCCCATCTACAACAGCAAGGCATTACTGTCAGTACATTGGCTAGTAGCTcttaa
- the LOC129976232 gene encoding upstream stimulatory factor 2-like isoform X5 has protein sequence MDLLDEEIDGRIAAMDVNGDDSANAGRWEVVEVIQDINSNRNLHSDIICADALNSQDKINPDDPPAITDATGTVTYRVVQLAADGSRDDGQGAQIVTTSAAIVAGGQQVTQAIIANPFNAANGSASPGAEGPFYVMMSPQEVLQTGQRTIAPRTHQFSPKLEGGRTARDERRRATHNEVERRRRDKINNWIVKLSKIVPDCTSDHTKQGQFYSQSKGGILAKACDYIQELRNSCARLPDVLKENERLNLDLDALRQQYEELKNENQALRAHLQQQGITVSTLASSS, from the exons ATGGATTTACTCGATGAAGAAATAGATGGAAG AATTGCTGCTATGGATGTAAATGGAGATGATAGTGCTAATGCTGGTAGATGGGAAGTTGTTGAAGTTATTCAAGATATTAATAGCAATAGGAATCTCCACTCCGATATCATTTGTGCAGATGCATTAAA TTCACAAGACAAAATCAATCCTGATGATCCACCTGCTATAACTGATG CTACAGGGACTGTAACATATCGAGTGGTACAGTTAGCTGCTGATGGATCTAGAGATGATGGTCAAGGTGCCCAAATAGTTACGACTTCTGCTGCTATAGTTGCAGGAGGTCAACAAGTGACTCAAGCAATAATTGCTAATCCATTTAATGCTGCTAATGGAAGTGCAAGTCCTGGGGCAGAAG GTCCATTTTATGTTATGATGTCTCCCCAAGAAGTGTTGCAAACTGGTCAGCGAACAATAGCTCCTAGAACTCATCAATTTAGTCCCAAACTAGAAGGAGGAAGAACAGCCAGGGATGAACGACGACGTGCAACGCACAATGAAG ttGAAAGGCGAAGAagggataaaataaataattggataGTAAAGTTGTCAAAAATAGTTCCAGATTGTACGTCTGATCATACGAAACAAGGACAA TTTTATTCCCAAAGCAAGGGAGGAATCCTTGCAAAGGCTTGTGACTATATCCAAGAGTTGAGAAATTCATGTGCCAGGCTACCTGATGTGCTGAAAGAAAATGAACGCCTCAACCTTGATTTAGATGCTCTTCGTCAACAATACGAAGAACTCAAGAATGAAAATCAAGCCCTCCGAGCCCATCTACAACAGCAAGGCATTACTGTCAGTACATTGGCTAGTAGCTcttaa
- the LOC129976232 gene encoding upstream stimulatory factor 2-like isoform X6, translating into MDVNGDDSANAGRWEVVEVIQDINSNRNLHSDIICADALNSQDKINPDDPPAITDATGTVTYRVVQLAADGSRDDGQGAQIVTTSAAIVAGGQQVTQAIIANPFNAANGSASPGAEGPFYVMMSPQEVLQTGQRTIAPRTHQFSPKLEGGRTARDERRRATHNEVERRRRDKINNWIVKLSKIVPDCTSDHTKQGQFYSQSKGGILAKACDYIQELRNSCARLPDVLKENERLNLDLDALRQQYEELKNENQALRAHLQQQGITVSTLASSS; encoded by the exons ATGGATGTAAATGGAGATGATAGTGCTAATGCTGGTAGATGGGAAGTTGTTGAAGTTATTCAAGATATTAATAGCAATAGGAATCTCCACTCCGATATCATTTGTGCAGATGCATTAAA TTCACAAGACAAAATCAATCCTGATGATCCACCTGCTATAACTGATG CTACAGGGACTGTAACATATCGAGTGGTACAGTTAGCTGCTGATGGATCTAGAGATGATGGTCAAGGTGCCCAAATAGTTACGACTTCTGCTGCTATAGTTGCAGGAGGTCAACAAGTGACTCAAGCAATAATTGCTAATCCATTTAATGCTGCTAATGGAAGTGCAAGTCCTGGGGCAGAAG GTCCATTTTATGTTATGATGTCTCCCCAAGAAGTGTTGCAAACTGGTCAGCGAACAATAGCTCCTAGAACTCATCAATTTAGTCCCAAACTAGAAGGAGGAAGAACAGCCAGGGATGAACGACGACGTGCAACGCACAATGAAG ttGAAAGGCGAAGAagggataaaataaataattggataGTAAAGTTGTCAAAAATAGTTCCAGATTGTACGTCTGATCATACGAAACAAGGACAA TTTTATTCCCAAAGCAAGGGAGGAATCCTTGCAAAGGCTTGTGACTATATCCAAGAGTTGAGAAATTCATGTGCCAGGCTACCTGATGTGCTGAAAGAAAATGAACGCCTCAACCTTGATTTAGATGCTCTTCGTCAACAATACGAAGAACTCAAGAATGAAAATCAAGCCCTCCGAGCCCATCTACAACAGCAAGGCATTACTGTCAGTACATTGGCTAGTAGCTcttaa
- the LOC129976232 gene encoding upstream stimulatory factor 2-like isoform X1: MDLLDEEIDGSSVRSIKSEKDYLQEVYVNPKIAAMDVNGDDSANAGRWEVVEVIQDINSNRNLHSDIICADALNSQDKINPDDPPAITDATGTVTYRVVQLAADGSRDDGQGAQIVTTSAAIVAGGQQVTQAIIANPFNAANGSASPGAEGPFYVMMSPQEVLQTGQRTIAPRTHQFSPKLEGGRTARDERRRATHNEVERRRRDKINNWIVKLSKIVPDCTSDHTKQGQFYSQSKGGILAKACDYIQELRNSCARLPDVLKENERLNLDLDALRQQYEELKNENQALRAHLQQQGITVSTLASSS; encoded by the exons ATGGATTTACTCGATGAAGAAATAGATGGAAG cTCAGTTCGTTCAATAAAATCTGAAAAGGATTATTTACAAGAGGTTTATGTTAATCCAAA AATTGCTGCTATGGATGTAAATGGAGATGATAGTGCTAATGCTGGTAGATGGGAAGTTGTTGAAGTTATTCAAGATATTAATAGCAATAGGAATCTCCACTCCGATATCATTTGTGCAGATGCATTAAA TTCACAAGACAAAATCAATCCTGATGATCCACCTGCTATAACTGATG CTACAGGGACTGTAACATATCGAGTGGTACAGTTAGCTGCTGATGGATCTAGAGATGATGGTCAAGGTGCCCAAATAGTTACGACTTCTGCTGCTATAGTTGCAGGAGGTCAACAAGTGACTCAAGCAATAATTGCTAATCCATTTAATGCTGCTAATGGAAGTGCAAGTCCTGGGGCAGAAG GTCCATTTTATGTTATGATGTCTCCCCAAGAAGTGTTGCAAACTGGTCAGCGAACAATAGCTCCTAGAACTCATCAATTTAGTCCCAAACTAGAAGGAGGAAGAACAGCCAGGGATGAACGACGACGTGCAACGCACAATGAAG ttGAAAGGCGAAGAagggataaaataaataattggataGTAAAGTTGTCAAAAATAGTTCCAGATTGTACGTCTGATCATACGAAACAAGGACAA TTTTATTCCCAAAGCAAGGGAGGAATCCTTGCAAAGGCTTGTGACTATATCCAAGAGTTGAGAAATTCATGTGCCAGGCTACCTGATGTGCTGAAAGAAAATGAACGCCTCAACCTTGATTTAGATGCTCTTCGTCAACAATACGAAGAACTCAAGAATGAAAATCAAGCCCTCCGAGCCCATCTACAACAGCAAGGCATTACTGTCAGTACATTGGCTAGTAGCTcttaa
- the LOC129976232 gene encoding upstream stimulatory factor 2-like isoform X4 gives MFNTSVRSIKSEKDYLQEVYVNPKIAAMDVNGDDSANAGRWEVVEVIQDINSNRNLHSDIICADALNSQDKINPDDPPAITDATGTVTYRVVQLAADGSRDDGQGAQIVTTSAAIVAGGQQVTQAIIANPFNAANGSASPGAEGPFYVMMSPQEVLQTGQRTIAPRTHQFSPKLEGGRTARDERRRATHNEVERRRRDKINNWIVKLSKIVPDCTSDHTKQGQFYSQSKGGILAKACDYIQELRNSCARLPDVLKENERLNLDLDALRQQYEELKNENQALRAHLQQQGITVSTLASSS, from the exons atgtttaataC cTCAGTTCGTTCAATAAAATCTGAAAAGGATTATTTACAAGAGGTTTATGTTAATCCAAA AATTGCTGCTATGGATGTAAATGGAGATGATAGTGCTAATGCTGGTAGATGGGAAGTTGTTGAAGTTATTCAAGATATTAATAGCAATAGGAATCTCCACTCCGATATCATTTGTGCAGATGCATTAAA TTCACAAGACAAAATCAATCCTGATGATCCACCTGCTATAACTGATG CTACAGGGACTGTAACATATCGAGTGGTACAGTTAGCTGCTGATGGATCTAGAGATGATGGTCAAGGTGCCCAAATAGTTACGACTTCTGCTGCTATAGTTGCAGGAGGTCAACAAGTGACTCAAGCAATAATTGCTAATCCATTTAATGCTGCTAATGGAAGTGCAAGTCCTGGGGCAGAAG GTCCATTTTATGTTATGATGTCTCCCCAAGAAGTGTTGCAAACTGGTCAGCGAACAATAGCTCCTAGAACTCATCAATTTAGTCCCAAACTAGAAGGAGGAAGAACAGCCAGGGATGAACGACGACGTGCAACGCACAATGAAG ttGAAAGGCGAAGAagggataaaataaataattggataGTAAAGTTGTCAAAAATAGTTCCAGATTGTACGTCTGATCATACGAAACAAGGACAA TTTTATTCCCAAAGCAAGGGAGGAATCCTTGCAAAGGCTTGTGACTATATCCAAGAGTTGAGAAATTCATGTGCCAGGCTACCTGATGTGCTGAAAGAAAATGAACGCCTCAACCTTGATTTAGATGCTCTTCGTCAACAATACGAAGAACTCAAGAATGAAAATCAAGCCCTCCGAGCCCATCTACAACAGCAAGGCATTACTGTCAGTACATTGGCTAGTAGCTcttaa